TAGGAGAGAATAGAGTTTTTTCATCCAACACAACTATATTTTATCTATGGCTCAAGAATCGTACAAAATATGTGAGGCTATCAAAATGCTGAATTGTTATTTTcgttatattatattattgtgtTTAGTTATCTTTTTAATATCTCATAGTAGTTCTAAATGTTAaagcatataaaaaataataaaaaaaagagttGATAAAAgacatgaataaaatattgacgAGGCCAAAAACTGAGCATGTAATAAGAAGAAGAGTATTTCCCTGATGATAACATGTCTTACAGAttttatagtacagtcaaattaGTTCGTGGCGATATACAAAATgaagtaacataaaaaaatactcgaaccaaaaattttgttaagatAGGGTCATTAAAAtgaaactaacttttaaaaatctGTGTTTATTGACAAACTTTAACCGAATGCAACTAagatattaacaataaaaaaattcgatacagtatatttataaatgtgaaTTTACTGTCACAACATCGCCGACAGCGGCAATTACTTCAATTTCAACAGCCGCGTTTAATGGTAAAGTAGCGATTTGAAAAGCAGTCCGAGCAGGAGGATCTTTATTAAAATCTACAATGTAGAAAACCAGTTAACggacaaacaaaatttttctattcatatttaCATTTGTGGTATACTTCATTCACTGCTGAAAAATCGTTGATGTCTTTGAGGTACACGGTGGTTTTCAAAActtgatttaaatttgaatttcccGCTTCTAAAACATTCTTGATGTTTTCTAAGGCTTGGATAGCTTGAGGCACCACTCCCCCTTCCACTAATTGATTGGTTTCTTTAGAAATTCCTAAAGATCCCGATAGAAACAGCAAGTTGTTGAATGAAACAGCTTGACTAGAACAATATTTATACTCTATACCTCTAAAACTAAATATCCCTAGAAATTTTAATTCCCCTAATGAACGAATTTAATTATAACCGAATTACGTTGCCAAATCtagtaaataattaattcattctTCTTTCTTACTTCGTCTTTACGCTAACGACTAACATCCATGGTATCAAATTAAATACTTAtctaaatatacatttaatgataattaattcaataatgaaGTTGCTGTAAAtactattattttgtttcattacagggtgtattgaaatttatagtctacaaaaatttatacagttttaaaatgaaaaaattttgtacgtACCTGTAGACTGGCACCACAGGAGGTGGCGCTTTTAGTGTTGTAATAATTTGTCTTACTAGTTTCGACATATTTACTTAAACTAAATGAAAtgaattgactatttttttatctattaataTGCGCATCAATAAATTTCTAGGTCATTTAAATCAGGAGCGGAGAAATTTTAAATCCTTCAAGATATTTGGATTTAGTAATTTAAACTTTCGGTTTGTCGCTTTTAAAGATAAATTAATGCAAAACGAAGCAGGGTATACAAAATGGCAACCAGTCATTAATATAGATACTATGCTcgttatcattattattaatacattaaaaataatataaatatttttgaaacatcgtgtatatattatataaaaaaatgtggctcattatttaaatagaaaatcatttagAAACCTcataaaataatacttttattacTTAAGTAAATTTCGTTATGATCCGCCACTGGTCACgtaaatattatcaaacaaaCGAATATTTTCGATAGTACTGATGAAATATACTACTTacataataaaagaaatatatccTTGATATTTTAGTCAAAACTAAGAAcactttacaaaaaaaactaaaacattttctatCACTAAAACAAATCACCCAGCACGTTTCCAAagtagaacaaataaaaaacacacAACAAACACATACTTCGCAAATACGtagttaaatattaataattttcatttaaaacccGAACAAGATTAGTTATATGCTTGTAATCTCAATAATGGAGACCAAACTAACGTGAAATACATTTTCCCTCCAAGAAAACAAACATGGCTTTCCAATTACTCGAGAAGATTAGTTTTGATTGGTCAATAATATGAGAAACAGTAAATTATACGTGGCAACGCTGTATAACCTTCCAGAAGATTggttccaattatttttttttttattacataaaagtatttaataaaGTGAATAGAGATTTTGATATTATCGAGGAAAAAACATTTGCACCTTTTGGCTTTATTTTAATccacaaataatataataatgttgagtataaatattttacctgAGAAAAGGTGGAGATGGTGAATTTTTATGGGAGGTAATAATTTCTCGTACCAAATTTGCCATTTTCAGTACGATATTGATAACAAATTTGTGACAATACGAACTAAAATAACAGATTTGATGACACtgcttttataatttttacacaATTCTTATCATTTTGACTTTCAATCGAGtaggttcaaaataaataaatctataaaCAGAGCCggatttgtttaattttgaacagaaaataaatagactttgttttaatttacttttttttgaaattactgtCACTTTGATAGTTCTCATTCAATTTTTGCAGAATAGTTAATCGATTGGGTGCAATTATTTTGATGTACTCGCAATGCCATCTAATGTATTAAAAATGAAGCACCGATTTATAATCATAGATAAATTAATAATGATAATCATACTACCAAACAAGTGGTTTGTGTAATAGAAGGAAATTGGACGAGGCAATTAAATTCCGTACAATCAAGTTATCTATGGAAATAACACGAGTGAAGTTAGCTTTTACAGTAACTTAAcctattgtaataaatataatgaaatgattcgaaaatatgaattttagtaaaaatattcaattaatttgaatcatagtttctttttaatgtaataaaaatgtataacagTGTAATACTGTACCATTTTCGATAAGGAATAGGgataaaatacgaaaattggATAATAGTGGAATATCGCCAAAGGAAAAAaggtaaaatatataattaaatgtaaatttcatgtatcaatttttttatttacaatttcaatCTAATATTACATCAAGAGTTCCGAGTCTGTACTGCTTTGAATTCGTATTTCTAACTAAAACTTGATTAGCACATTTCatagttaataatttgattaaagcCCCCGATGTTATATATCCTATAGCTTTAGTTTTACCTGTAAGGAAACTAAAGTCACCGTGTTTTACAAAACCTAGTATTTCTCTAGTACAAGATTTTCGTATCATCGTGGGTTCTGGAAGCCAGAGCTTCCTCATCGTACACGtgtaattttttaacatttctttatCGATTGGTATGATCTAAAACCAAcgcaaaatttggaaaattttcaaaaaaataaaagaatgtaacataaaataatttgcaggaaatttttatgttaaaatctaaggaaaataatgaatagtgagataagtttattaaataaaaattgaatttgaggTGAAAGATCGAAACAAATTATGgagaagaaaatgttgtattAAAAATCCGCggttgtttttaataaaaaagaaaaaaattaaaaaaaacaattaactaACCTCAAATACgaatatttcaacaatatataaaagtaatatcaaaatcaactaatttttatCCTTTTACCTTAAAAAAAGACTTCTTACTAACTATTCTTatgttaattaaacattttgttaatttattttgtgattACTACAATTAATTTACGAAAATTATCATTAGTTGTGTTTTCAAATACCCACCAAATAATATcagaaataaacaatttttgctTGAAGTTTTCCACTTAATTTGTATCTTAATTTTATGTTTCACTTACAGAAATGACTTTAAAACACATAAAATCCAaatcaaaaactcgaaaatacGTGAAATTGCACGGTTTATGTTTGAAATTCACGAAatgtttgaggttatgttctgAAATAACATCAACGTAGTTAGAATTCCGTTGTACGTAATTATAAcctataatattgataaaacgaAAATATGCAAGTAAATCTTGACACAAATCGTTTAATTGAAATCGAAATTcgagttaaaaatttgaattcgtTATCCGCGATTAGTACGCGGCGCGTCTACTCGACTAGAACGTGTTATCATAACACAGACACAACTGCCCGAAGCACAAACGTATTTTCcgacagcgttgccagacttAAGAGCATTACCGACAATATTTAGATCCAGTGACTcgatattttgaggttatgttgagaGTAAAAAGATTATGGAAGTAGATTACGaagtaaaatattcaaattaggAATCGGGATACTTACTTTACCTTTCTTTTTTCCTCTGATTCGTCTTTTTCTCAACTTTTTGAGcaaatttttatgttgtttcCTCAAAGTTTTCCTTTGTTTCTCATAAACATCATTAGAATTTGGTTCTTGTGGTTCTTTGACGTAATCTTGATCTTGCGGTAgacaaattatagaaaattgtC
This DNA window, taken from Diorhabda sublineata isolate icDioSubl1.1 chromosome 4, icDioSubl1.1, whole genome shotgun sequence, encodes the following:
- the LOC130443211 gene encoding rutC family protein UK114 isoform X1 encodes the protein MSKLVRQIITTLKAPPPVVPVYSQAVSFNNLLFLSGSLGISKETNQLVEGGVVPQAIQALENIKNVLEAGNSNLNQVLKTTVYLKDINDFSAVNEVYHKYFNKDPPARTAFQIATLPLNAAVEIEVIAAVGDVVTVNSHL
- the LOC130443211 gene encoding rutC family protein UK114 isoform X2 — protein: MANLVREIITSHKNSPSPPFLSQAVSFNNLLFLSGSLGISKETNQLVEGGVVPQAIQALENIKNVLEAGNSNLNQVLKTTVYLKDINDFSAVNEVYHKYFNKDPPARTAFQIATLPLNAAVEIEVIAAVGDVVTVNSHL